A part of Pseudoliparis swirei isolate HS2019 ecotype Mariana Trench chromosome 8, NWPU_hadal_v1, whole genome shotgun sequence genomic DNA contains:
- the LOC130198656 gene encoding zinc finger and BTB domain-containing protein 14-like, with the protein MSDLLRYIDYDHKATFLKMLNQQRMEGEHCDVVVVVENIEFRAHRCVLAACSNYFKKLFKKQSDEDNSIVELDFIRSDIFEEVLNYMYTARLAVRKKDINMMMSSGQILGINFLDNLCTQKRELTNMKTRENQAPGDHGMRAQDAILKELAMEEVRKNSFYDQGMEGMGPGGSHVSQPHNYNTNMSKDPHSHGWGSSSSSDMKLEYLLYGHRDHGSCQSTGSKPMDHNAKKERLLTANRPYACEHCPKAFTTAAHLKEHLKIHSGFKPHRCVVCGKAFIRGPDLKRHERVHSNERPFACQLCEKAFKHKSHLKDHERQHRGERPFNCGSCEKAFIKASDLKRHWNTMHSGNPRRQMSLSPAASQHGQAEAADQRDWKMETGPHSHNSGDC; encoded by the coding sequence ATGTCTGATTTATTGAGATATATTGATTATGACCACAAAGCCACATTTCTGAAGATGCTCAACCAGCAGAGGATGGAAGGTGAGCACTGtgatgtggtggtggtggtggaaaaCATAGAGTTCAGGGCTCACCGCTGTGTCTTGGCCGCCTGCAGCAACTACTTCAAAAAGCTCTTCAAGAAGCAGAGCGACGAGGACAACTCCATCGTGGAGTTGGACTTCATCCGCTCCGATATCTTTGAGGAGGTGCTCAATTACATGTACACAGCCCGGCTCGCTGTGAGGAAGAAGGACATcaatatgatgatgtcatccggaCAGATCCTGGGAATCAACTTCCTGGATAACCTGTGCACCCAGAAACGTGAGCTGACCAACATGAAGACCCGGGAGAACCAGGCGCCCGGGGACCACGGCATGCGAGCTCAGGACGccatcctgaaggagctggccatggaggaagtgaggaagaacAGCTTCTACGACCAGGGGATGGAGGGCATGGGGCCCGGGGGCTCTCACGTGTCTCAGCCGCACAACTACAACACCAACATGAGCAAAGATCCCCACAGCCACGGCTGGGGCTCCTCTTCGTCCAGCGACATGAAGCTGGAGTACCTGCTGTACGGCCACCGCGACCACGGCTCCTGCCAGAGCACGGGGTCAAAGCCCATGGATCACAACGCCAAAAAGGAGCGGCTGCTCACCGCCAACCGCCCCTACGCCTGCGAGCACTGCCCCAAAGCCTTCACCACCGCCGCCCACCTCAAGGAGCACCTAAAGATCCACTCGGGCTTCAAGCCCCACCGCTGCGTGGTGTGCGGCAAGGCCTTCATCCGGGGCCCCGACCTGAAGAGGCACGAGAGGGTCCACAGCAACGAGAGGCCCTTCGCGTGCCAACTGTGCGAAAAGGCCTTCAAGCACAAGTCTCACCTGAAGGACCACGAACGGCAGCACCGGGGCGAGCGGCCGTTCAACTGCGGCTCCTGCGAAAAGGCCTTCATCAAAGCGTCGGATCTGAAGCGCCACTGGAACACCATGCACAGCGGCAACCCCCGCCGACAGATGTCCCTGTCTCCCGCCGCCTCCCAGCACGGCCAGGCAGAGGCCGCCGACCAGAGAGACTGGAAAATGGAGACCGGGCCACATTCGCACAACTCGGGGGACTGTTGA